In a genomic window of Oncorhynchus keta strain PuntledgeMale-10-30-2019 chromosome 28, Oket_V2, whole genome shotgun sequence:
- the LOC118360831 gene encoding peptidyl-prolyl cis-trans isomerase FKBP1A-like encodes MGVEIETITPGDGQTFPKKGQTCVVHYVGSLTDGTKFDSSRDRGKPFKFKIGKQEVIRGWEEGVGQMSVGQRATLTCTPDFAYGSKGHPGIIPPNSTLIFDVELMGLE; translated from the exons ATGGGAGTAGAAATCGAGACCATAACCCCGGGTGATG GACAGACATTTCCCAAAAAAGGACAGACATGCGTTGTGCATTATGTCG GCTCACTGACTGATGGAACCAAGTTTGACTCTTCCCGGGACAGAGGCAAGCCTTTCAAGTTCAAGATTGGCAAGCAGGAGGTGATCCGTGGCTGGGAGGAGGGGGTTGGCCAG ATGAGTGTGGGCCAGAGGGCAACTCTGACCTGCACGCCGGACTTTGCCTATGGCAGCAAAGGACACCCTGGTATCATCCCACCCAACTCTACCCTCATCTTTGACGTGGAGCTGATGGGCCTGGAGTGA